One stretch of Hevea brasiliensis isolate MT/VB/25A 57/8 chromosome 12, ASM3005281v1, whole genome shotgun sequence DNA includes these proteins:
- the LOC110639992 gene encoding pumilio homolog 12, with the protein MEQRNNRYQFQSAPFEASVRHLNQRHRRPQTSSQNSCHDIIESLFSRLSVSHHNGQPSFLASYGDLFVGSALDHPSVAGQPISFQGMGQNLQNNGVNACLSMGLHDYVSYPDMLGSNIDFWDSFIPDVNGLLRADSSGFSNGSINGYYLPKSQNSVRSSLYNKRPHRLQESSNYLPLENLRGRILRFAKDQNGCRLLQSILGSVTQEGIDMVFLEVIDYVGELMLDPFGNYVVQKLVEVCSEEQRTQILLTVTKSEFQLVRICLNMHGTRAVQKLLERITSQQQVSVVMSALSLGAVALAKDMNGQHVIKHCLEHFSDENNKYLLNVVADNCFEIATDKSGCCILQQCVEFSKGEARDRLVAEITANALLLAEDGYGNYVVQHLLGLKVPQITANLLRQLEGSYAALACNKYGSNVVEKCLFESREEQSTQIIWELLGSPNASMLLVDSFGNYVIQSALLVSKGPVLRALLALIQINIPRMRSNIYGKKVLSRLRRKRLPYL; encoded by the exons ATGGAGCAGAGAAACAACCGTTACCAATTCCAATCGGCACCTTTTGAGGCTTCCGTTCGCCACCTTAATCAACGCCATCGGCGGCCTCAAACTTCCTCACAAAACTCTTGCCATGATATCATTGAATCTTTATTTTCTCGCCTCAGTGTCTCTCATCATAACGGCCAACCTTCGTTTCTGGCTTCTTATGGTGATCTCTTTGTTGGGTCAGCTCTTGATCATCCCTCTGTAGCCGGACAGCCGATTTCATTTCAAGGCATGGGACAAAATCTACAGAACAATGGTGTAAACGCTTGTCTGTCTATGGGATTACATGATTATGTAAGTTATCCTGATATGCTTGGCTCTAATATTGATTTCTGGGATAGTTTTATTCCTGACGTTAACGGACTCTTGAGGGCTGATTCAAGTGGATTTTCAAACGGTTCCATAAATGGCTACTATCTGCCAAAAAGCCAGAATTCTGTTAGGTCTAGTTTGTATAATAAGAGGCCTCATCGGCTGCAAGAATCTTCCAATTACTTGCCTTTGGAGAATTTGAGGGGTAGGATTTTGAGATTTGCAAAGGATCAAAATGGTTGTAGATTGTTACAGAGCATCCTTGGAAGCGTAACGCAGGAGGGAATTGACATGGTATTTTTGGAGGTGATAGACTATGTGGGTGAGTTAATGCTGGACCCATTTGGGAATTATGTCGTTCAAAAGCTTGTGGAGGTGTGTAGTGAGGAACAGAGGACTCAGATTCTGCTAACGGTGACTAAAAGCGAATTTCAACTTGTTAGGATTTGTCTTAACATGCATGG AACTCGCGCTGTACAGAAGCTGTTGGAACGTATTACCTCCCAACAGCAAGTCTCTGTAGTTATGTCAGCTCTAAGCCTTGGTGCAGTTGCACTGGCGAAGGACATGAATGGTCAACATGTAATCAAACATTGCTTAGAGCATTTCTCTGATGAAAACAATAAG TATCTTCTGAATGTGGTGGCGGATAACTGCTTTGAAATTGCAACAGATAAAAGTGGATGCTGTATACTTCAACAATGTGTTGAATTCTCTAAAGGAGAAGCTAGAGATCGTCTGGTGGCTGAGATAACAGCAAATGCACTACTCTTGGCAGAAGATGGATATGG CAACTATGTAGTACAGCATTTACTGGGATTGAAGGTCCCACAAATCACAGCAAATCTTCTTAGACAACTTGAGGGGAGCTATGCTGCTCTTGCCTGCAACAAGTATGGCAGCAATGTTGTGGAAAAGTGCTTGTTTGAGTCAAGAGAGGAGCAATCTACCCAAATTATTTGGGAGTTGCTAGGGAGCCCAAATGCTTCTATGCTCCTTGTGGATTCTTTTGGAAACTATGTCATCCAGTCTGCATTATTAGTATCTAAG GGACCAGTCTTGAGAGCTTTGCTAGCACTGATTCAAATAAACATTCCAAGAATGCGCAGCAACATTTATGGCAAAAAAGTGCTTTCTCGGCTCCGCAGGAAGAGGCTGCCATATCTGTAG
- the LOC110639972 gene encoding aspartic proteinase 36 yields MVWLRSFILYCSLILLITQGFVSSALDFDYHRVPVIIPLQLSTPNVSAHRKAFNSDYNRRQLQNSDLPNARMRLYDDLLSNGYYTTRLFIGTPPQEFALIVDTGSTVTYVPCSTCEQCGKHQDPRFQPEASSTYKPIKCNPSCDCDDEGKQCTYERRYAEMSSSSGVLAEDVISFGNESELTPKRAIFGCENAETGDLFRQRADGIMGLGRGRLSVVDQLVEKNIISYSFSLCYGGMDVGGGAMVLGRISPPPDMVFTHSDPYRSPYYNIELKELHVAGKRLKLNPRIFNGKHGTVLDSGTTYAYLPEAAFLAFKDAIMKEIHFLKHIHGPDPNYNDVCFSGAGRDVSQLSKIFPEVNMVFGNGQKLSLSPENYLFRHTKVSGAYCLGIFQNGKDPTTLLGGIIVRNTLVTYDRENDKIGFWKTNCSELWKRLQVPGVPVPAPVVPPSSNKSEAMPPAKAPSVLPPDFVPGELRIRIITFDMLISVNNSYMKPNLSEVAEFIAHELEVDNLQVHMLNFTSEGNNYHVRWGIFPAESADYISNTTAMNIILQLRDHRLQFPERFGSYQLVKWKIEPQRKLTWWQEHFWAVAVGVLSALLVSLSGIGIWMVWRHRQATVGTYEPVGKSVPEQELQPL; encoded by the exons ATGGTTTGGCTGCGCTCTTTCATCCTCTATTGTTCCTTGATTCTTTTAATCACCCAAGGCTTCGTTTCTTCAGCTCTCGATTTCGATTATCACCGGGTCCCGGTGATAATTCCCCTCCAGCTCTCAACCCCAAACGTTTCTGCTCATCGGAAAGCCTTCAACAGCGACTACAACAGGCGGCAACTCCAAAATTCGGACCTTCCGAACGCTCGCATGCGCCTCTACGACGATCTCCTCTCCAACGG TTACTATACGACGAGGCTATTTATTGGGACACCTCCCCAGGAATTCGCTCTTATTGTGGATACTGGCAGTACTGTGACATATGTTCCGTGCTCTACTTGTGAACAGTGCGGCAAGCATCAG GATCCAAGGTTCCAACCGGAGGCATCTAGCACCTACAAACCTATAAAGTGCAACCCCAGTTGTGACTGTGATGACGAGGGGAAGCAATGTACTTATGAGAGACGGTATGCTGAGATGAGTTCTAGCAGTGGTGTTCTCGCTGAGGATGTCatttcttttggaaatgaaagcgAGCTCACGCCTAAGCGAGCTATTTTTGGCTGTGAAAATGCAGAAACTGGTGATCTTTTCAGGCAACGTGCTGATGGAATTATGGGGTTGGGCCGTGGTCGGCTCAGTGTTGTAGATCAGCTTGTTGAGAAGAATATTATAAGCTACTCATTCTCTTTATGTTATGGTGGGATGGATGTTGGTGGTGGTGCAATGGTTCTAGGTAGGATTTCTCCACCCCCTGATATGGTTTTTACCCATTCAGACCCTTACCGTAG TCCATATTACAATATCGAGCTGAAGGAACTGCATGTAGCTGGGAAACGATTGAAGTTAAATCCAAGAATCTTCAACGGAAAGCATGGAACAGTTTTGGACAGTGGAACTACATATGCTTACCTTCCAGAAGCAGCTTTTCTTGCATTTAAAGATGCT ATTATGAAGGAAATCCATTTCCTCAAACACATCCATGGCCCTGATCCAAATTACAATGATGTTTGTTTTTCTGGTGCTGGAAG GGATGTTTCTCAACTATCAAAAATTTTTCCTGAGGTTAATATGGTATTTGGCAATGGTCAAAAGTTATCCCTGTCTCCAGAGAATTACTTGTTCCGG CATACAAAGGTCAGTGGTGCATATTGCCTGGGAATTTTCCAGAATGGGAAGGATCCAACTACTCTTTTAGGAG GAATTATTGTACGGAATACTCTTGTGACTTATGACCGGGAGAATGATAAGATTGGTTTTTGGAAAACTAATTGTTCTGAACTATGGAAGAGACTGCAAGTTCCTGGGGTGCCTGTTCCTGCTCCTGTAGTTCCGCCTAGTAGTAACAAAAGTGAAGCAATGCCTCCTGCTAAAGCCCCGAGTGTACTGCCTCCAGATTTTGTTCCAG GTGAACTTCGAATTAGAATTATAACATTTGATATGTTGATTAGTGTTAACAACTCATACATGAAGCCCAACTTATCTGAAGTAGCAGAGTTCATTGCCCATGAGTTGGAAGTTGATAATTTGCAG GTTCATATGTTAAATTTCACCTCAGAAGGAAATAATTACCATGTTAGATGGGGCATCTTTCCTGCCGAGTCTGCTGATTATATTTCCAATACCACAGCAATG AACATAATTCTACAATTACGGGATCATAGATTGCAGTTTCCTGAGAGATTTGGGAGCTATCAATTGGTTAAATGGAAGATTGAGCCTCAAAGAAAGCT GACATGGTGGCAGGAACACTTCTGGGCAGTTGCTGTTGGAGTTTTGTCCGCCCTGCTTGTTAGTTTATCAGGCATTGGCATATGGATGGTTTGGAGGCATAGACAAGCAACAGTTGGTACATACGAGCCTGTTGGTAAAAGTGTTCCTGAGCAAGAACTACAACCATTATGA
- the LOC110639973 gene encoding peamaclein, producing the protein MKPFFTALLLVCLVLTSSFFVLTMAGSAFCDSKCGERCAKASVKERCLKYCGICCEKCNCVPSGTYGNKHECPCYRDMKNSKGKPKCP; encoded by the exons ATGAAGCCATTCTTTACAGCCCTTTTGCTGGTCTGCCTTGTTCTTACTTCCTCGTTCTTTGTGCTTACAATGGCTGGTTCAG CATTCTGTGACTCCAAGTGTGGGGAGAGGTGCGCAAAAGCAAGTGTGAAAGAACGGTGTTTGAAGTACTGTGGAATTTGCTGTGAAAAGTGCAACTGCGTGCCCTCTGGAACTTATGGGAACAAGCACGAGTGCCCTTGTTACCGGGACATGAAAAATTCCAAGGGCAAGCCCAAGTGCCCTTGA